DNA from Chitinophaga pendula:
TGACCTTAATAATATTACTCTCACTGGTACAAGCACCGGAAGTGACGATACGTTTAAAGTAAAGGACGTTCCTGTTAGGAATCGTATTATAATTATAGTCTGGCTGAGTAGCACCGGCGATATTAGTAAAGGCGATGCCATCGTTACTGATCTGCCAGCTGTAGGTATAAGTACCGGTTGCTCCTGCAGGACTTCCCTTACCAGTAAATGGCGCCGGTTTGCTGGCAGGGCAGATGATCTGATCCGCCTCAATGACATTATTACTAATAGGAGCGAGGCTCGTAATAATAACAGTATCGGCTGCCCAACATTTGGTCAATGCACTATTGGTAACATACCATCTCAGTGTGACGCTGGTACCTGGTTTTACATTGGTCAGTTTGGAATTCGGTTTGTTCTTGTCTTCCAGCAGAGCAGTGCCTCCCGGGTCAGATATAATGGTCCACTCTCCCGCCTGACCGCTAGCTACCTGTCCCTGCAGGATGAAATCAGGGGTATTACATAGACTTTGATCCGGACCTGCATTGGCGACGGGAACCTGCATCACATCTACTGTGACACTATCTTTGACTACGCATTTCACATTGGTAACAGTCACGACATATTTCCGCTGCCCAAGCGATGGTGGTATATCCGTAATGGTGGTTGTCGTTTTATTGGTCGGCTGCCAAAGCACATTGAATTTAGATAACGTGTCATGTACTTTTAAGGTGACCTGCTCTCCCAGACATAACATCATCGGATCAGCAGTAGCCTTGACGACAGGTGGATTATATACTTTCACCAATGCAAACCCCGAATCCCTACAGGTACGGTTGTTGCCATAGTCGGCAATACCATACACGCCAAAGACGGAGTCGCGGGTGGGTTTTACAAGTAGGGTGTCTTTGATGATAGGAGGGGAGGTGTTTTTCCATATGTATCGCGAGTATCCCCCCGATGCTCTCAGTACGGTCGAATCTCCCAAACATATCTGGTCTTGCGAGACCGTAATCTTAGGCGCCGGAAGGATCGTTATTTTAATAGGAGTGGAGGGCGCCGCACAGGAAGGACTGTTTTCATTACCCAGTTCGAAAATGTTCACGCGGAACATGATCACTACAGGAGTAAGACGATTTCCTTTCAATTCTCCTACCCCGAAACGTAATATGGAATCTTTGGCATTTACATGGGAAACGTTCTGCCAGGTAGCGCCGCCATCGTCGCTTCGCTGCCAGCGGAACACAGCTTTTTTAAAGTAGTCTTTAGGGGAATAATAAGCGGTAAGGTCCACAGGGGCACCCTCACAAAGACTATCGGCCGGCGCCTGAGACTGCCGGCCATCGATGAAGCCAAATATATATGGACTACAATACTGGAAGGAAATATCGTCTATCGCAATATCGTTACCACATCCTCCCGGGTTGTTATTTACAATTTCTACATATACATCACTGACACCTGGTGGTGTCTTAAAACTTCCCCCGTATCGCTGCCAGGTAGGCTGATCCAGATTCATGGATACGTCATAGGTCCGGAAGGAGTCGATCACCTTTAATGTATTGGCATCTACAATCCGGAAAGTCACTCCCGCATATCGGTATCCTGTCAGTTTACCATTGTCTGTTCCGAGTATACAGGTGCTTTCAAATACCTGTTGTCCGTTTGTATTCAACAACCAGGCACTGAAGTTATATACCGCGCCGGTACATAATCCTTTTTGTAAACGGCGATAAAACCTGATCGGTTGGATAGACGAGTTGGCTACCAGCATACCACCGTTACCGTTACCAGTATGATCCGGTACATCTACCCATTCATCACGGCCTTTACTACTGGAACTGATAAAATAAAAATTATCCCCCAGGGGATAACCGGCACACGTATATCCTACTACTTTTTGATTAGCAGGCTTGGTAGCATCTCCGGGATAACAGATCCTGCCGGTGGGCTGTCCGAAATCCTCGACAAAATCGACTGCACTGGTTAACTGGCCTACGCAGACTTGTATATCACATCGCTGTGCCTGAATGTAATTTGTTTTAGTATAGGTGACACCGTTATCATCTTCCATCGTAGCGACGATAGTATACTGCCCAGGATCAGTGAACGACAGCGTTAATGATTTGCTGGTAAGTGGGTTACCCGGATTGGCCGTATATAATACATTATATGTACTCGGTGTGATGGTCCACCGTACATTGTTGGTATTTATGCTCCAGACGTTACTACCAGAACCTCCATAAAGAGTGGCATTGATGGAAGCAAAGCGCTGTTCGCCCCGAGATGACATACAAACAGTGTCCGGTGCATTGATGAGGACCTTGGTTTGGCCGTATGCGCTAGCCCATACGCATAACAGTGGCAGGTATATGAGGGAGAGAAATCGTTTCATTGATGCAAACAGGTTGAGTGAAAAAACTATTAGTGGTGAAGCAGTTGGCGGCTTTCATCACAATAGTCGCTGGATAGGTTTGGCATCATGAAGACTCTGTGTAGCCGTTAATAGGCATACTTGTGACATAGTGTAAAGTGTTTTCATAGGCTTCGATTAGTTTTCAAGGTATGGCTAAAAAATATTGCTATTTTGATGTTAAAAATATGAATAATATACGAATAACAAAATGTGTAAGATACTATGAGCTTTAACTTACAGTATTTTGTATAAATTGCATAGGACTTGGTTATGATAGTCAATTATTTAATATAACAGCGGAAAGGCGAAAAAGTTATCCACATATATACGACGTGAATAAATATTTTATAATACTCTGAAACTTTATCAAAAAGTTTCCTACCTTTGCAGACCAAATTTGATGTAAGATGCCCAAAGTAAAGACACATTCCCGTGCTAAAAAGACTTTTAAGGTGACCGGGAGCGGACAGATTAAGCGGTTTAAGGCTTTCAAGAGTCACTTGTTGACCAAGAAAGCTACCAAAAGAAAACGTAGCCTGAGAGGGAGCACCCTGGTTAGTGAAGCTAACCTGAACCTGGTAAAGAGAATGCTCTGTCTCCGCTAATTATTATCAAATTTATTAACCTGAGTAAAAAAGCATAAGATGCCTCGTTCAGTAAACGCAGTTGCTTCCAGGGCCCGGAGGAAAAAGATATTAAAGCAGGCCAAAGGTTTTTACGGTAAAAGAAAAAATGTCTATACCGTAGCCAAAAACGTCCTGGAAAAAGGGCTGACCTATAGTTACGTAGGTCGTAAGTTAAAGAAAAGAAACTATCGCCAGTTGTGGATCGCTCGTATTAACGCTGCTGTAAGAGCAGAAGGGCTGACCTACTCTGAATTCATACATAAATTGTCTGAAAAACAGATAGATCTGAACAGAAAAGTACTGGCTGACCTGGCCATGAACGAACCTGAAACCTTCAAGACGCTAGTAGCTTCCGTTAAATAAGCCACCGCTGATTGTAAATAATTAGGCCGGTATCATTATGATACCGGCTTTATTTATATGTAGCTATATTCCGCTGATTGTCAGTAGTTACACAGCCCCTTTATTGCAAAACCTTCCTTACATACTTCCTTTTACCCTAAAAACCTGATAGGCCGGTTCCCATTTCTTTTCGGGAATAGCTGTTCCCTCTGGGAAAATTCCGACCATCGAAGCACCACTTCCACTCATCGTCGCATACACCGCTCCAAGTGTATACAAACGCTGCTTTACCTGCGCTAATACCGGATGTGCTTTAAAAACAGGTGCCTCAAAATCATTGGTAATCAAGTCTTTCCATTTATTTACTGGCGCTAGTATCCGTTCACTTAACGCGAATGCCGGTGCCTGTGGTATGATTTGTCCAAATGCCCAACCCGTATTTACATGTATTCCCGGATATATTACCAGAAATCCATATCCTTTTAACGACACAGGGCAAGGCGTCAATATCTCTCCCCGGCCGGTAGCAAAAGAGGGCTGATTATTAATAAAAAAAGCACAATCGCTACCCAGTTGTGCTGCATACGAACGCAAACGCGGCGTATCTATGTTCAGCTTAAATTTGTCATTCAGCAACTGTAACATAAACGCGGCATCTGCAGAACCACCACCCAGCCCTGCACCCATTGGAATATATTTATGCAGGTGTATGGAGACAGGAGGGAGTGCCGGAAAGTCCGTTTTTAATAAATGCCAGGCGCGCAGACATAAATTATCGTTTACCGGGCCGGCAATAGGAATGCCTGAGGCTTCAAACAGCAGCTCATCCGCCCTGACCACTTCAAGAGCGTCAGTAATAGGCAGTGGATAAAAGACCGTTTCCAATTCATGAAAACCATCGGCCCGCTTGCCGGTTACATGTAAACCCAGATTGATCTTACAATTGGGAAATACTATCATTTAATATGCTGATAAATGAATAAGATCGGATATAACAATGATATTAGGGAAAATACCATTTGCCGGGCGGCTATCAGGATTTGCTTTTACGGCTGTTGATCTCGTCGCGGATGGCGATTGCACGTATATAATCTTCCTGGTCTAATACTTCCTGCAATAGCATGGTCAATTCTTCTACGCTCATTGCCCGGAGATCATCTTCCGCACCTTTTTCATGTTCGGAAATGGTAGGGGTTACCGGTTTAGTGCCTTTCTTACCAGCAGGGTCATCCAGGAGGATGCCGGCGCTGTTTAAAATATTCTCAAAAGTATAAATGGGACATCCAAATCGTACGGCAAGCGCCAATGCATCTGATGTGCGGGAATCAATCTCTATCGTTTCATCATTGCTGGAACAGATAAGCTTGGAATAGAATATACCTTCCTGTAAATTACTGATCACTACTTCATGAAGTTCTATATTAAATGCACTCATAAAGTTTTTCATCAGATCGTGGGTAAGGGGGCGGCTGGGTTGCATCTTTTCCAGGGCTACTGCGATGGCTTGGGCTTCAAATCCACCAATTACAATAGGCAACCGGCGTAATCCATTAACCTCTCCTAATACCACCGCATAAGAATGTGTCTGCGTAATGCTGTGCGATAGAGCAACTATTTCCAGTTCTATTTTTCTCATATCTGTCTCGCGTTGTCGCTGATATTTTTATAAGACCGTGAAGTTAGAGAAATATTCCTAGTTAAAAAAGTTGAATGTCATCAGTTACAGTGACAAATGCCGGAATAATTGATCTTCTCCTGCAAGTGCCCTGTAACTGATACCGAAGTACATATACTTTATGCTTTTAATGCCTTAATCGCTGCTGTTAATTTGGGAACTACCTCAAACGCATCTCCCACAATACCATAATCTGCTGCCTTAAAGAAGGGCGCTTCAGGATCACGGTTAATCACTACGATCACCTTGCTGCCGTTTACACCAGCCAAGTGTTGAATAGCACCGGAGATACCGATAGCAATATACAAATTAGGTCTTACCGTCAACCCTGTTTGTCCAACATGTTCATGATGAGGACGCCAGCCGGAGTCTGCCACCGGACGGGAGCAAGCAGTTGCTGCACCTAGTACTTTGGCGAGGTCTTCTACCAGCCCCCAGTGTTCAGGGCCTTTCAAACCACGGCCACCGCTTACAATCACCTCTGCTTCTGTCAATGGGATCTCGCCGCTAATGGTCTCCACACTGCTTACTTTTACTTTAAAGTCCGTATCTGCGATAGCAGGGGAGAAGGTACTCACCGTAGCGCTACCACTACCGGCTTCCAGCGGAAAGGTATTCGGCATTACGGCGATGACCTTGATATCAGAAGTAATGTTTACGTTCGCAAAGGCCTTGCCGGAAAATACGGTCTTTTTTACCACAAAGCCGTTGCTGGTGTCAGGCAGCGTAATGGCACCTGCTACGAGACCGGCTTTCAGTTTTGCGGCTACCCGGGGAGCGATAGCGCGGCCATCGAAATTATGGGGAAATACCAACACTTTGGCCCCTTCCTGTTGTGCGGCTGCTACAAGTACTTTTGTAAATACGCCCCCTTCGACTTCATCGAGGCGGGCATCTGCTGCATGCAGAACTTTTTCTGCGCCGTAGTTACCCAAGGCAGTAAGCTCTTCCTGTGCTACCTGGCCCAATACTACTGCTGTGGCGTTTGTACCGAGTTGCTTCGCTATCTTGGCACCGTACTGTACTGCTTCTAAAGCAGCTTTTTTGATCTTTCCCTGGAACTGATCGGCAAATATTATAACTGACATGGAATAGTTTGTTTTGAAAATGTACAATAATGGGTCCCTTGAATTGCCAGGTTAGATCACCTTGGCTTCTTCGTGTAACAGCTTTACCAGTTCTTCGACATTGTCTGGGCTGATCATTTTCACACCGGCTTTGGCAGGTGGTAATTCGAAGCTGACGATGGTGGTAAGTGTATCTGCTGCTGCTGCAGGAACGACTGTCAGGGGTTTTGTACGGGCGGCCATAATACCGCGCATATTGGGGATACGTGCTTCTGCCATTCCTTTCTGGCAGGACACTACTACCGGTAATGTTACCTTACAAACTTCCTCTCCGCCTTCAATTTCACGATTGATCGTAGCTTCCGTACCGTTGAGGTCCAGTTTGGCTGCAATGGATACGAACGGCAGATCCAGCAGTTCTGCGACCATGCCGCCGATACTGGAACCATTGTAGTCGATGGTTTCCTTACCGGTAAGGATCAGATCGTATCCCTGCGCAGCTGCATGAGCCGCGATCTGGGAGGCAATGTAAAAGCTATCCTGACTGTCTGCATCTATCCGGAACGCCTCATCGCCACCCAATGCCAATGCTTTCCGGATCACCTGTTCTGTGTCTGCCCCGCCTACAGTCACAAGATGTACAGTAGCTCCCAATGTTTCTTTCAGTTCCAACGCGCGAACCAAAGCATACCATTCATCATAGGGGTTGATAATAAACTGCACACCAGCTTCATTGAATTTCGTGTTGTTGTCAGTGAAAGCTATTTTTGCAGTAGTGTCAGGAGTTTTACTAATACATACTAAAATCTTCATGTCCTTAACTGTTTGGTTTGTAAAAGCGGTATTAGCAAATATATTTAAAAATGCGCAAAGCTGAACGAAGGGTAAGGGAGATCAGGGATGCCGGCTATCCGGACACTTAAAAAGATATCAGCAGATGGATAGAATCGCACAATTGAAACAATTCCTGGCGGACAGTCCGCAGGACAGTTTTTTGAAACATGCATTGGCATTGGAATATATTAAGATAGAAGATGATAATACTGCCAGGCTTCTTTTTGAAGAGCTATTGGCGCATGAGCCGGGTTACATTGGTTCGTATTACCACCTGGGCAAGCTGCTGGAGCGGACTGGTGCTACCGAATCTGCTATAGCTATCTACGAAAAGGGAATGGAAATGGCCAAAGCCGCCCGGGAGATGCATGCATATAACGAATTGCAGGCAGCTTATGAAGATCTTACAGACTAATACCGATATCAGATCTATTATTCAATCAATCTACGTATCCATACATGCAGCAAACAGCAGCGGTGTTACTGACAGCATTTAATGACTATACGCTAAAAGAAAATCTATTCACCCCTTCCCAGAAGATACTTCTCGCAGTTAGTGGGGGGATTGATTCTGTAGTGATGACGGACCTGTTCAGCAAATCAGGAGTCTCATTTGCAGTTGCACATTGTAATTTTCAACTTCGTCAGGAAGAATCCGTAAGAGACGAAACATTTGTGACACAGCTGGCCAGGAAATATCAGGTGCCATTATTCAAGGTGAACTTTGATACGGATGCATACGCTTCCGAAAAACGTGTATCCATTCAGGTGGCAGCAAGGGAACTACGTTATCAATGGCTGGAGCAGGTAAGGAAGGAAGCAGGATACGACTATATAGCTACCGCCCATCATATGCAGGATAATGTTGAAACGGTATTGATGAACTTTGCCAAGGGCACTGGTATATCTGGAATGCATGGCATATTACCCAAAAGCGGTAGGTTGATACGGCCGCTGTTATTTGCCGGCAAAGAAGACCTCATTGCATATATGGGGGCATACCAATTGGCCTATGTGGAGGACAGTTCTAATCGTACCACGAAATATACACGTAATCACTTCCGGCATCACGTTATTCCCCCGATATTGGATGCTTTCCCACAGGCTATTGGCAATATGGGAGCCAGTATTGATCGTATGCGGGAGGCGGAAATATTATATGACCAGGCCGTGGCCCGGCATAAGAAACAGTTATTGTTCAGGCAGGGTGATACCTGTATGATACCCGTGCTCAAACTAAAAAAAGCTGTACCGCTTGCTGCGATCGCTTATGAGATATTCCGTGCTTATGGCTGTTCGCCTGCACAGGTAGAACAGGTATTACAGTTGCTGGATAGTGAATCGGGAAAGTATGTACAGACGGATTCACATCGTATAGTGCGTAACCGGCAATGGTTGTTGATCCACGCAGTAAATACGTCAGAAAGGCCCGTTACAGTTATCGAACAGGGAGATACGGCCATTGTCACCCCGGAAGGAAGTCTTCAATTGCGTATCATACCGGTTACGGCGCTTGATAGCATACCGCGGGAGGCGGAAATTGCCTGCCTCGATATGAAGCAGGTACATTTTCCGTTGCTGTTGCGTAAGTGGAAACAAGGAGACTACTTCTATCCGCTGGGTATGCAGAAGAAAAAGAAACTTAGTCGTTTTTTCATCGATCAGAAACTGTCACTTCCCCAAAAGGAGCGGACATGGATCATTGAAACCGGCAAACGGATTGCCTGGATCGCGGGCATGCGTATAGACGATCGTTTTAAGGTAACACCGGCAACGACAGAAGTGTTATTGATGGAATGGAAGAAAGCTTAGGTGCTTTACTATTGAAACTTGCTCATCAACTGGTTGATGAAATAATTGAATAGTTCCGGGCGCAGGATCAGCGGGAAAGCCAGTCCGACAATGGCACCCCAGAAATGCGCATCATGGTTGATATTGTCTCCGCCCCGGCGCGACATGTAAGCCGAAAGCCCCAGGAATAATACACCATATATGATAGCGGGCAGCTTGACGAAAAATACATAGATAGATGACCAGGGGGAGAAAAGAATGAAGGAGAACACCACGGCTGATACTGCCCCCGATGCACCGATAGAACGATAGGCGTAGTTATTATGATGTTTGATATAAGAGGGAATATCGGATAAAATAATACTTATCAGATAGAACGCCAGGAAATACAATTTGCTGCCAAACAATTGGGCATATACGCTTTCGATCTGACTACTAAAGAAATAGAGTGTCAGCATGTTGAAGAACAAATGCCCCCAGTCGCCATGTACAAAGCCGGAGGTGATAAAGCGATAGTATTGTTTCTTCTCTTTTATCATATAGGGCCACATACTCATCTCATCGATCTTTTCAGGACGGCTGAAAGAAGTAATAGACACTAGACAGGTTAATATTATTATGGCCAGGGTAAATGACATCATAACTGCAATGTAATATTAAAGCGGTTAAAAGTTATTATTGGTGGTGATATTTCTCGTTATTAAGTACCGTATAGGCCCGGTATAGCTGTTCGGTCATGATAAGCCGGACCAGCTGGTGAGGAAAGGTGAGTGGT
Protein-coding regions in this window:
- the tilS gene encoding tRNA lysidine(34) synthetase TilS, producing the protein MQQTAAVLLTAFNDYTLKENLFTPSQKILLAVSGGIDSVVMTDLFSKSGVSFAVAHCNFQLRQEESVRDETFVTQLARKYQVPLFKVNFDTDAYASEKRVSIQVAARELRYQWLEQVRKEAGYDYIATAHHMQDNVETVLMNFAKGTGISGMHGILPKSGRLIRPLLFAGKEDLIAYMGAYQLAYVEDSSNRTTKYTRNHFRHHVIPPILDAFPQAIGNMGASIDRMREAEILYDQAVARHKKQLLFRQGDTCMIPVLKLKKAVPLAAIAYEIFRAYGCSPAQVEQVLQLLDSESGKYVQTDSHRIVRNRQWLLIHAVNTSERPVTVIEQGDTAIVTPEGSLQLRIIPVTALDSIPREAEIACLDMKQVHFPLLLRKWKQGDYFYPLGMQKKKKLSRFFIDQKLSLPQKERTWIIETGKRIAWIAGMRIDDRFKVTPATTEVLLMEWKKA
- the rplT gene encoding 50S ribosomal protein L20 — encoded protein: MPRSVNAVASRARRKKILKQAKGFYGKRKNVYTVAKNVLEKGLTYSYVGRKLKKRNYRQLWIARINAAVRAEGLTYSEFIHKLSEKQIDLNRKVLADLAMNEPETFKTLVASVK
- a CDS encoding rhomboid family intramembrane serine protease, which gives rise to MSITSFSRPEKIDEMSMWPYMIKEKKQYYRFITSGFVHGDWGHLFFNMLTLYFFSSQIESVYAQLFGSKLYFLAFYLISIILSDIPSYIKHHNNYAYRSIGASGAVSAVVFSFILFSPWSSIYVFFVKLPAIIYGVLFLGLSAYMSRRGGDNINHDAHFWGAIVGLAFPLILRPELFNYFINQLMSKFQ
- the ispE gene encoding 4-(cytidine 5'-diphospho)-2-C-methyl-D-erythritol kinase, with product MIVFPNCKINLGLHVTGKRADGFHELETVFYPLPITDALEVVRADELLFEASGIPIAGPVNDNLCLRAWHLLKTDFPALPPVSIHLHKYIPMGAGLGGGSADAAFMLQLLNDKFKLNIDTPRLRSYAAQLGSDCAFFINNQPSFATGRGEILTPCPVSLKGYGFLVIYPGIHVNTGWAFGQIIPQAPAFALSERILAPVNKWKDLITNDFEAPVFKAHPVLAQVKQRLYTLGAVYATMSGSGASMVGIFPEGTAIPEKKWEPAYQVFRVKGSM
- the rpmI gene encoding 50S ribosomal protein L35 produces the protein MPKVKTHSRAKKTFKVTGSGQIKRFKAFKSHLLTKKATKRKRSLRGSTLVSEANLNLVKRMLCLR
- a CDS encoding bifunctional nuclease family protein: MRKIELEIVALSHSITQTHSYAVVLGEVNGLRRLPIVIGGFEAQAIAVALEKMQPSRPLTHDLMKNFMSAFNIELHEVVISNLQEGIFYSKLICSSNDETIEIDSRTSDALALAVRFGCPIYTFENILNSAGILLDDPAGKKGTKPVTPTISEHEKGAEDDLRAMSVEELTMLLQEVLDQEDYIRAIAIRDEINSRKSKS
- a CDS encoding electron transfer flavoprotein subunit alpha/FixB family protein; this encodes MSVIIFADQFQGKIKKAALEAVQYGAKIAKQLGTNATAVVLGQVAQEELTALGNYGAEKVLHAADARLDEVEGGVFTKVLVAAAQQEGAKVLVFPHNFDGRAIAPRVAAKLKAGLVAGAITLPDTSNGFVVKKTVFSGKAFANVNITSDIKVIAVMPNTFPLEAGSGSATVSTFSPAIADTDFKVKVSSVETISGEIPLTEAEVIVSGGRGLKGPEHWGLVEDLAKVLGAATACSRPVADSGWRPHHEHVGQTGLTVRPNLYIAIGISGAIQHLAGVNGSKVIVVINRDPEAPFFKAADYGIVGDAFEVVPKLTAAIKALKA
- a CDS encoding electron transfer flavoprotein subunit beta/FixA family protein, whose translation is MKILVCISKTPDTTAKIAFTDNNTKFNEAGVQFIINPYDEWYALVRALELKETLGATVHLVTVGGADTEQVIRKALALGGDEAFRIDADSQDSFYIASQIAAHAAAQGYDLILTGKETIDYNGSSIGGMVAELLDLPFVSIAAKLDLNGTEATINREIEGGEEVCKVTLPVVVSCQKGMAEARIPNMRGIMAARTKPLTVVPAAAADTLTTIVSFELPPAKAGVKMISPDNVEELVKLLHEEAKVI